A region of the Ornithinimicrobium ciconiae genome:
TCCGATGGACATCGATCTGGGCATCTTCACAGTGCAGCTGACTCCGCTGCATCTCTATCTCCTCGGCGCAGCGACGTTGGTCGTGCTGACCCTTGGCCTGCTCACACTGGTCGCCGGGCTGCGCGCCTCGCGCCGTCGACGCCGCGAGGTCAAGGAGCTGCGCAAGGCCGTGCACGACGGCGGGACGGGCGAGGACCGCGACCTCCGCGAGACGACTGGCTATGAGCGCGAGATCGCGACCCCGGTCGACTCCCGGACGGGCCGCACTCGCGACGACGCCAGGGTCGACGAGCGGCTGTCCACCTCGCCTCCGGGGGCCGGGCCCCGCGCCGACATCGGCGAACCCGCACCCACCGATCGTTCCCCGGACGACGCCCACATCGCCCTGCCCAGCGACTATCCGTCAGACGCCCCGCCCCCTGACGGTCCGCGCCGGTCCTGACGGTCACGTGCTGGGGGCGGGCACTGCTCCCGCTCGCGCCACGGCCCGTGCCTCGGCACCGCCGAGGGCTGGCACCGTGACCTCCACACGGAGGACGGCGCTGACGGTCTCGCTCTCACCACCGGCTGAGCACCCCGTGAGCGTTGCGTTGTTGGCGCGTGCGAGCTCCCCTGCCGCTGCACAGGCTGACTCAGCGGTGCCGCCCTCGAGGAGCACTGCGGCGCCGGCCAGGGCCGCGGAGTCGGCACCAGCGCGGGCCTGCAGGCTCGCGCGGAGTGCGACCCCCAGCACGAGCAGCGCCGCCAGCAGGGTCACCAGGACCAGGATGACTCCGAGGCCCAACACGGTCGCTGAGCCCCGCTCCCGATCCCGATCCCGCTCCCGGGACGTCATGGCGATCCCATACGCGCAGCGGGCTCAAGGGCCGCCTCGACGCGCGCGTGGCCGCGCGGCAGCCCGGGTAGGTATCGGGTCCGGCCCGGTGCTGTCACGGCGACGACCGCCCTGTCCTCGTCGACGCTCACCTCGACGTCCGCACCTGGGGGCGCGGCCTGGCGGGCGATCTGCTCGACGATGCCTGAAGGCTCCCCACGTGCTGCGGCACGCACCGCGATCCGCGCCGCATCGACGCACCGCATCTGGTCAACAGCCAGACCGAGACCGCTCAGGCACAGCGCGAGCACCGCCACCAGGGCTGGGATGACGATGGCCAGCTCGGCGGTCACCATGCCGTCCTCGTGGCGGCGCCCGCACCCGCTCACAGCGAGACCGAGAGTGCTGCCTTGATGACCTTGGTCACCAGCGACTCGATCCCGCCGGACTGCACGATCGCCAGCATCACGGCGGCAAACGCGCAGGCTGCAATCGTCCCACGCGAACTGCGTACTCAGCAGCGAGGCACCCACCACAGCCCGATGTGGCGTCAGCTGGCACACCCCAGATGACGTTGTTCGAACGCCCAGAGACGAACAGGCGACCTGTACCGAACCGTGGTGGCACAGGGCTCCCGTGAAGAAGAAGACACAAGACCACAACTGCCCTGTAATCGATCGCCATCCGAGGTACAGGCATGTCACCGTCCAGGCCCGCAGCACGGCAGACACAGGACAGCTCCAGCGTGTGGCCGCCCTCGTCACCACCGCCCGCGGGACGAGGCGGGCGTCGTGAGGGTCGTAACGTACGCCCGGGTCTCGACGCAGGAGCAGGTCGAGCACGGCACCTCGCTGGAGGACCAGCGCAAACGTCTCGCGGCACGGGCAGTCGCGGACGGCCACCAGCACGTCCAGCACTTCGAGGACGGTGGCCTGAGCGGAGGGTCGATGAATCGCCCCGGACTGACGGAGTTGCGGTCACTCGTCGCCAGGGGTGGGGTCGACGCAGTACTCGCCACCAAGATGGACCGAGTGGCGAGGAGCGTCCGCGACCTCGTGAACCTGCTCGAGGAACTCGCCGGGAACGGCTGCGCGGTAGCGTTCATCGACGAGGGCATCGACACATCGACCGCGGCCGGAACGATGCACTCACAAATCCTGTCCGCGGTCGCGCAGTTCGAACGGAACCGTATCTCCGAGCGAACACGGTCAGGTCGACGTGCTGCGGCGGAGGCAGGCCGGTTCGTCGGGTCGACGCCGCCGTACGGCTACCGGGTCACGGGCGGTCACGGTGACCGGCACCTGGTAGTCGAGGAAACCCAGGCGCGGGCCATCCGACTCATCTACCGACGCCTGGTCGTCGAGCGGGTGCAGGCCAAGCACGTGGCCGCCGAGCTGAACGAGTCCCGGCTGCCCCCCGCGCTGAAGGACACATGGGACGCGGCCACATTGCGCCGTTGGGCGAAGGACGAGGGCCACATCCGCAACGCCGCCGGAACGTGGACGTTCGATGGTGTCGACGTTCCGATTCCCCCCATCCTCACACCCACCGAGGCGGCTGTGTGGCGGGCCTGGTCCTCCGAGTCTCGCTCGAACTTCCCCGCCCGCGCTCCCCAGACGTACCTCCTGAGCGACTTCGTCCGGATGCCGTGTGGCCGGCGTGCGATGGGGCGGACCGTCACGGGGCAGGAGCCGACGTACAGCTGCAGGGACCGGCTGACCGCAGGCGTGCCGGGCCACCTCGACTGCAAAAATCTGCACGCACCGACACTGGAAAGCACCGTCATCCACGAGGTGCGAGCACGCCTGCTCCAGCCTGCGGTTCTGCGAGCTGCGGTCTCCGGGGCCAGCCGTGGCGTCTCAGCCGGTACCCAGCTGGTGCAGCTGCAACAAGAGCTGGACTCGCTCGACGACAGCATTGCGGAGGAGATGGCTCTCCTGCGCGAGTCGGGTCTGCGTCGGGAGTCGGTGGCTCGTGTCCTCAGACCGCTCAAGGACCAGCAAGAGGGGCTGCAAGCCAAGGCGCGTGCCCTGAGACGCCGTCTGGCGGAGGAGGCTGCGGGCCCGGGGCCGAGGCAGATTCGCGAAGCGGTAGACCAGTTGAGTGCGGGCCTCGCCACTGACGAGCCGGCCCTCTGGCGTCAGGTACTCGACACGTTGAACGTCGTCGTCCACATCGTGGAGCACGTCGAGTGCGACGAGTGCGGCGGCAGCGGCTACCTGGCGCTGCCTCCAGGACAGGGACGCCGCTGGGCACAACGGTGTCCCGGTTGTCTCCGGGGGAAGGTGCCGGTACTGGAGATTGAGATGGACGACGTCGTGGCCCTGGCGGTCGCTGACGGGCTGCAGGAGGTCGGCTAGTGGTGTCGCAAACCCCACGGGACACGGTGGTCCGTTGGACCCAGACACTCGTCGAACCACTCCTCCCCCTCGAGCAGAGAACCCAGCTCGAACACAAGATGCGGAGGATCTGCGCGGCCCACCCGGCCTGGGCGGCCATCACCATCGGCGGCACCATCGCCGACATCATGCAGTCCCTGCCGGACGACGACCCGTGGCGCAACTGCTCCGCCCGGATCGGCAAGATGACCACCGGCAGCCGGCCACCGGTGCGGGACGGCGCCAGGCTGCCGGCCGGTGGACGACTGGGCACCTGGTCCAGCTTCGTCGACACCCTCGGCCGGCCCAGTGAGGAGGACATCACCCTCGACCCGGCCTACATCCCGATAGCCACCAACCTGACCCCGGTCGCCGAGGCAGTCCTCGCCTTCGGGGCCGTCGGCTGGGAGGAGGCCAGCGCCGCCGTCGCCGCCACCACCGAACGCGGCGAGATCACCAGCGCCGTCGACGACCTGGCCAACCTGCCCGGCACCGCCACGCTGGTTCACGCCCCCGTCTACACCTACGGGGTGCCGGCGCTGAGGTGGGCGTCCTACCGCAGGCGCTCCTACGGCACCAGCCCGGACGACCCGTGGCTGGCCGAGGCGCTCTACCGGTGGTCCTGGCGGGCCGGGCGGATCCTCGGTGGGATGTCCTGGGACGAGAACATGGTCAGCGTCCGGATCGAGGCCGAGCGGCTCGACCCGATCCCCGACGAGCACTTCTGAGCACTGAACCGAAACCCCTGGGTGGCTGGTCCCAGGGGTTTCGAGTCGGTGGGCTCACTCCGCGTGGCGCAGGTACATGAGACGGATCGCGGTGTCCTTCTCGACAGCCTCGTCCACCTCTTCGAGGCTCAGTCCGGACACGCGGGACACCTCCTCGCGGGACACGGGCTGCCAATACCCCGGGTACTGCCCCCGCGGGTCTACCGGTTGCGGCTTCAGTGCCCCAGCTACCGCCACCTGCAGACGGACCGGGTCCTTAGTGCGTACTGCACGGAGGATCGACCGGATCTCCTGGGCCCTTGGGAACTCCCTTTCCTCCAGCGCCGCCGCGATCATCGGGTCCATCAGTCCTCCTCCTTCGGTCGTAGCTGTGCGATGCGGGCGCTGGTCAGGCCCGTGGCCCTGGCGAGCTGAGCCGGGGGGACGCCCGCAGCTCGCAGCTCGGTCAGCAGGGCGAGACGCCGTGCGGTGAGCTTCTTGCGTCGGGCCTCTGTGACCCGCAGGCCCTCGGCAACCTCCCGCAGCTCAGCCAGCCCGGCGCGACGGTCGATGCTCATGCCGCAGCCAGACGGGCGATGTAGGCCGACCCCTCAAGACGCCGGGCCCGGTCACGGAGGCGGTCATGCTCATCCATCCGGTACTCCGCGTGACGCCTCCACTCGCGGGCGGCGGGGACCCGGCCGTGGGCCTCCTCCCAGTTGGCGCGGCGGTAAGCGAACTCGGCGCGGGCCAGCACGGTCTCAGCCTGCTGGTAGAACTCCAGGGCGGTCCGCTCAGCCTGATCAGCGATTCCGAAAGTTTGTGCCATCAGCCCTTCTCCTTCCCCGGGCACCTCAGCCTCGGGTCGTGCGGCAGGGGGGGATGCTCCTGCTCTGCGTGCCCGCCCCAGGCGATGCTCCCGGGGCGCCGGCGTGGATACCGGACGGGCGGTGGTGGTCAGTCCTCGGTGGACTCGGACTGGGCCAGTTGGGCCAGCCCCACGACGGCGTCCCAGTCGGACTGACCCACCGAGATCCACTCCTCGCCGAGGATGTCCCACCCGCCGCCGCGCGCACTGAGGACGATGGTCACCTGGTAGTTGGTGTAGGACCCGTCCATCGCCCAGCTGTCCCCGCGCACCATGGCCGTCGCGCGACGGTCGTAGCGGCGGGCGATGCGGGCTGCGACGTAGCCCAGCAGGTCGTAGGCGTCGGACTCGTCGCCCTCGATGGGACGACCCTCCGCGACGGCCTGCACGATCTGGACCGCCTGCTTCCGCGTGATGCGGACACCCTCGACGGTGACGGTCTTGATGGTCTTGATGGTCTTGGTGGTCTTGGTGGTCTTGGTGGTCTTGTTCTTGCTCATCTTCGTTCTCGCTCTCTCCGGGCGGCTACCCGGTTCAACAGGTCCGGCTAACTGCCTGACCTCTTGACTACTATACTAAGTACCCTAAGCTCTCTATGCAACTCTATCAGGAAGTTTTTAGGTCACAGTTTGGTAACGGTCTCCTGGGCGGCCGGCTCGGTGGTGTCAGTCTCGTCGGCCACGTCCCGCTGCAGCAGGGCGTCCAGCAGGATCGCCGTGCCGCTCACCGAGACCCCACCCGCCATGACCCGCTGCTGACCCTTGTTCGGCGTCCAGGCGTCAGAGCACAGCCCCTCGTCCCGGGCAGCCCGGAGGGAGTCCGGGAGCCGGGTGCCGTGGGGCAGGTGCCCGCCGTCGCGCAGCAGGACGGACGCCCCAGCCGTGTGATAGATCAGGACGCACCACCTGCGGCCACCCTCCGGCTCGCGCACCAGGCAGCCGACCGTCCTGCCGCGCGGAAGGGCAGCCTCGGGACGAAGGAAGGTTGGCTTGCCGGTCTCGTCCTTCTTGGCGGCCTCGTCCTTCTCGTCCTTCTTGGCGGTCTCGTCGTCCCGGTAGATATCCGCCTCGATAGCCGGGAGGTGCCAGCCCAGGGCCTGCCCCAGGGCGCCGTCACCCTCGGTGATGGACGGGCGCTCACCCGAGCCGGGCACCGCGATGTGGCACAGTCCGGCCGCCAGGTCAGCCCGCAGGGCAGTCAGTAGGGCCTGTCCGGGCGCCAGGTCACGGCTCGCCTCCATCTGCTTGAGCACCAGCGTGGCAAGAGCCTGCCGCCACTTGTAGATCCGCGACTCGTAGACCTCAGGGTCCAGGCCGACGTGGGCACACAGCTCGGCCAGCAGCTCCAGACCCACCAGTAGGTCCCCCGCCTTCTCAGCGGCACGCCGGACCTCGTTCTCGCTGGCGCCGGCCCGGATCATCCCCTTCTCGACCCACTCGACCTCCTGGGCACGCCGCCACCGCCAGACCTCAGTGACCTCGGCCCACGTCTCCGGTCCGACCTCGCCGAGGACCATCTGGACGGCTGCGGTGAAAACGCGTGCCGGCGCCAGGCTGTCCGCGATCATGGCGTTCATCCGCTCCACCCCGGGTTTGCGCAGCTCGCCCTTGCCGTACGTCAGGGTCACGCAGCGGTCGAGGACGGATGAGACGCGCATGGTGTTCTCCATGGTCACCATGAGGACGGCGCGCGGGGGGTTCTCGGCGTAGCCCGTGCCGATACCACGGCGCCTGGCTGCCCTGTTGTGCACCGCCCGGATCACGTCTCCCAGCTTGGCCTCCGTGCCGTCACTGGCCTTCTTGTCCGTGGTGGGCGCCGCGTCGTCAGCCACCCAGAACGGGTGCAGGCTCACGTTCTGCTCGAGCCTCAGCGGGGTGTCGGAGGCGCCGCCCGTCAGGTGCTCACCGGCCCACACACCCAGGCCGGACCGGAAGAACTGGCTGGCGGCACGGGCACTGTAGGACTTGCCCGACCGCCGCGCACCGACGTGGTTGACCACCGAGTTGGTCTCCACCGGGACCGCGGGGCGCAAGGGTGACGCCACCGTCACCGCAGCCTTGGCGGGGTCGGTCCACACCGAGTCGTAGACCTCAAGGACCTCGGTCAGGTCGGCGCGGATCTGGTCCTTGTCGATGCCGCCGGTCGGGCTGGTCGTCGGGTGCAGACCGAACTCGGCGGCCGCGGAGTCGAGCTCCGGGACGCCCGCACCGACCTTGTCCGTGAATCCGCCAGCTCCGACCACGCTATTACCCATGACGTAAGCCATGGAACCGTCCGGGCACGGCACATACCCGCTCTGCATATACGTGGGAAGGTCCAGCCGGTCCTCAGGTCGGTGAGCCTTGGCGGCGCGGATGACCTCCGGCGGCGGCGGCCAGTGGTCGACCGACGAAGCCTCCAGGTCAGCCGGGAGACCACGGGCGGCGTTCACGAACCGTGGCCCCTGCTCGGACAGCATGGAAATCGGCCCGTCGAACGTCGCCTCCCGTACCTGCCCGTCACGGGAGGACCGCCACGTGACGCCCATCCGGATGCCCGACTGGTACTGGCTCGTCGGCTTCGGCATGGTCGCCGACGCCACCTCAGCGTCGGTCGCCGTGTACCGGTCCCTCGTCTCGGCGATCCGCAGGGCGTAGGTCGAGTACTCCTCCCACCGGCCCGGGTGACCCTCGGCGGCCTTGTAGACCTCGGTGATGCCCTGCTCCGGGCAGACCCTCAGGTCGCCGTCACGGGCAGGCGGGGCAGGCGGGGCAGGCAGGGTCTCGACGCACGTGTTGAGCAGAGCGTCCAGGCTCATCCCGGTCGCTGCCAGCATGTCGTCGGCACCGGCTTTCGGGTCGCCGTCCACGCAGGGCCGCAACAGAGCCACCCGGGCCCTCTTGTGCTCGAGCATGGACCAGAGCCCCGCTGCCTGACGGTGCACCTGGGCGTTCGTCGTGACGTCGGCGTCGAGGCAGATGTAGACGGCGCGGTCCCGCAGGTCGAGCCCGTTCCACTCGGAGTTGTGGTGCCAGTTCCCGACCCCGACGACACCCAGCACCAGGACACGCTGTCCGGTCGGCACGGACTCCATCAGGCCGTGCAGCCGGGCAGAGACGGTGCGGACAGCGGCACGGCGACCCTCGGCGGTCGGGGCGGCCAGGGCGTCACGCTCGGCGTCGGTCAGCAGCAGCGCCTCGCGCCCGTGGTAGCCATACAGGCAGGCCGTCAGGATGGACAGCGCCTTCATCATCCCCTCGGCGATGATGACGTCGCAGTCACCATCCAGCCAGGACGTCGGGGTGGACGGGTGCGCCGCGATGGGGGAGGTCCCGCCGGCCAGGCTGTCGTACTTCCTGGTCTTGCCGTCGATCACGATGGGCTCTGACGGCCGCGCCTGGTGCATCTGTGCTGGCACCGGGTACCCGGGCGTCTTGCGGCTAGTCTCGGCCACCCGGGTCAGGGACGGCCACGGGAGGTACAGAGCGTCACCTGTGGCGGCGTTGCGTGCCAGGAAGCTCGTGCCCTTCGACCTGCTGTCACCCAGGGTCAGTGCCGGGACGGTCTGGGCGATCTCCTTCCGGTCACCATTCCGGACGGTCACCAGGCCCCCGGCGACAGCGACGATGGGGGCGACGGCGCTGGACGCGCACTTGGCGGCCCCGCTACCGGTGATGCTCGGTCCGTACTCGGTCGACTCCCAGCCCGGCGTGGCTTCCACCACGGACAGGGCGGGCGTCGTACTCTCGGTGTGTGCAGTGGTCATGCTGTTTACTCACTCTCCCGGCTCGGCCGGTTCTCGGGTCCCAGGCCGGCTAGCCCGGGGAGGCCCAGTACGGGCCTTCAGCGTCTTGCACTGTGCGGGGGTCGCGAGTTCTTCCCACGGGATCTGGCCAAATCTGCCGATCTGGCCGCATCGTTACCTAACCGTTATAAACGGCCCGCCAGGCCCAGCCGGTGAGTGAGCCAGTGACAGCCCGTCCGGTAGGCTGTGCACAGGCACCTCGCCTCCGCGTGATGACCCCCGGCCAGCCGGCTAGCTACCCGGGGAGAGCGCACCGAAGCCCGCCCGCTGTGACTCACTCTCCGGCGCGGCGGGCTTCGGCGTGCGGGGGCAGGGTTGAGAACCGGCCAGGCAGGGTTGAGAGTGTTGAGAACGGGTTGAGAACACCTCTTCTCAAATGGTCCGGAGACAAAACCGCAGGTCAGAGGCCTACTACTACTACTACTTACTACTTTTGAGAAGGTTGAGAGTAGTAGTAGTAGTACCCCCTAGGGAGCCGAGGGTATATATACATGCGAGGTCTGTGTATGTATATGTCCTGGGGTATAGGGGGGGTGTCTCCCAGATCGCTCTCAAACGACTCAACACTCTCAAATGGCCCTCTGACCTGCGGTTTTCGTCTCCAATCGGGTTCTCAACCCTGTTCTCAAATGGGTGCGGATCTTCTCAACTCGGGCTCTCAGACCGTTCGAGGACAGCCTCTACCCCCTCCCCCGCGCCGTCAGCGGCCACAGGCACCGGCACCGGCACCGGCACCGAGTAGCCTCACGTCATGACGGTCGAGGACCTGATCGAGGGCGGCAGGCTACTCCGCGTCGAGCCGGACCGGAGGCTGGTGGACGAGCTACTGGCCACCGCCCGGACCCACACACGCTCCGCGGAGGTATTGCAGGCAAAGGATCCCTGGGCGTCGGTGGTCGTAGCGACAGCGGCTGTCCGTGGGTGCCTGCTCGCGGTCCTACAGACCCGGGGGCTAGCCGTGGCCCCTGCCGCCGACGGTGGGGATACCCTGCTGGCGGCGCTGGCTGAGCTGGGCGATGTGCCGGTGGATCTGCCAGCCGTGACCGCGCTTCTGAGCCAGCACCGTCACGGCGTGAGCACCACAGTGACAGCCACCGAGGTAGAGGACGCGCTTCGGCTCGCGGACGCCACTCTGTCCCGGGTCGCAGCGGCCAGCCCCGGCGAAGAGTGAGACCC
Encoded here:
- a CDS encoding TadE family type IV pilus minor pilin, producing the protein MVTAELAIVIPALVAVLALCLSGLGLAVDQMRCVDAARIAVRAAARGEPSGIVEQIARQAAPPGADVEVSVDEDRAVVAVTAPGRTRYLPGLPRGHARVEAALEPAARMGSP
- a CDS encoding recombinase family protein yields the protein MRVVTYARVSTQEQVEHGTSLEDQRKRLAARAVADGHQHVQHFEDGGLSGGSMNRPGLTELRSLVARGGVDAVLATKMDRVARSVRDLVNLLEELAGNGCAVAFIDEGIDTSTAAGTMHSQILSAVAQFERNRISERTRSGRRAAAEAGRFVGSTPPYGYRVTGGHGDRHLVVEETQARAIRLIYRRLVVERVQAKHVAAELNESRLPPALKDTWDAATLRRWAKDEGHIRNAAGTWTFDGVDVPIPPILTPTEAAVWRAWSSESRSNFPARAPQTYLLSDFVRMPCGRRAMGRTVTGQEPTYSCRDRLTAGVPGHLDCKNLHAPTLESTVIHEVRARLLQPAVLRAAVSGASRGVSAGTQLVQLQQELDSLDDSIAEEMALLRESGLRRESVARVLRPLKDQQEGLQAKARALRRRLAEEAAGPGPRQIREAVDQLSAGLATDEPALWRQVLDTLNVVVHIVEHVECDECGGSGYLALPPGQGRRWAQRCPGCLRGKVPVLEIEMDDVVALAVADGLQEVG
- a CDS encoding Rv3654c family TadE-like protein — encoded protein: MTSRERDRDRERGSATVLGLGVILVLVTLLAALLVLGVALRASLQARAGADSAALAGAAVLLEGGTAESACAAAGELARANNATLTGCSAGGESETVSAVLRVEVTVPALGGAEARAVARAGAVPAPST
- a CDS encoding DUF4244 domain-containing protein, coding for MAACAFAAVMLAIVQSGGIESLVTKVIKAALSVSL